In a genomic window of Vicinamibacterales bacterium:
- a CDS encoding multicopper oxidase family protein, whose product MNDLLSRRSMLAALGATAVVVFGHVPPAYVSQSGRAPEPLDPATLTKFVDPVPSPPVLDGTRPQSVEVAEVARQVLPSTFTAGPFGGKTLVWGYDGAYPGPTIEARRGVPFTVTFTNTLRQPALLGRLTIDRTLPWADPLGCRRSGACAGEAYRGPVPVVTHLHGGEVPSAFDGHPQAWATPGHDIVGSAWVSQDYVYPNAQEAATLWYHDHAMGLTRLNVYAGLGGFYLLRDPDREPRALPSGAFERELIVQDRMFDTDGQLFYPPGPGEGPHPDWIPMFMGDTIVVNGAAWPYLDVEPRRYRLRLLNGSNARSYTLRFEGPDGGPGPTLWQIGTDGGLLDHPLPLTEIRLSPGERADVIVDFTAVAGRSLFLKNLDDTPAWSGATAGIGDVLKVNVTLPVSGEDRSLAPAATTALRPSNGIVPLSSTTTPTSVIRRMTLEKGEQGYLLNGTPFHGAVTELPRVGATELWVFDNRTGDVHPIHLHLVQFQVLSGAGFAGGRWGSGGSTGGTLAWKDTVRVDPWAKVSIVVRLAPQDVPASGAAAGVNRFSFDPSAPPGTMDAFGYPGGPGYVWHCHILEHEDNDMMRPYRVQP is encoded by the coding sequence ATGAATGATCTCCTGTCTCGCCGTTCGATGCTCGCCGCCCTCGGGGCGACCGCCGTCGTGGTGTTCGGCCACGTCCCGCCCGCCTACGTGTCTCAGTCGGGCCGCGCGCCGGAGCCGCTGGATCCGGCCACGCTGACGAAGTTCGTCGATCCCGTGCCGTCGCCGCCGGTGTTGGACGGCACGAGGCCGCAGTCGGTCGAGGTCGCCGAAGTGGCCCGGCAGGTCCTGCCCTCGACCTTCACGGCCGGTCCGTTCGGTGGGAAGACGCTCGTGTGGGGCTACGACGGCGCCTACCCGGGCCCCACGATCGAGGCCCGTCGGGGCGTCCCGTTCACGGTCACCTTCACGAACACCCTTCGCCAGCCGGCCCTGCTCGGGCGGCTCACGATCGATCGGACGCTGCCGTGGGCCGATCCGCTCGGCTGCCGGCGCTCCGGCGCCTGCGCTGGCGAGGCCTACCGCGGTCCCGTCCCAGTGGTCACGCACCTGCACGGCGGCGAGGTGCCCTCGGCATTCGACGGGCACCCGCAGGCGTGGGCCACGCCGGGCCACGACATCGTCGGCTCCGCGTGGGTGTCGCAGGACTACGTGTATCCGAACGCTCAAGAAGCGGCGACGCTCTGGTACCACGACCATGCGATGGGCCTCACGCGCCTCAACGTGTATGCGGGACTCGGCGGGTTCTACCTGTTGCGGGATCCGGACCGCGAGCCCCGCGCGCTCCCCTCCGGCGCCTTCGAGCGCGAGCTGATCGTCCAGGACCGCATGTTCGACACCGACGGCCAGTTGTTCTATCCGCCCGGCCCCGGCGAGGGGCCGCACCCAGACTGGATCCCGATGTTCATGGGCGACACCATCGTCGTGAACGGCGCGGCGTGGCCGTACCTCGACGTCGAGCCGCGTCGCTACCGGCTGCGGCTGTTGAACGGCTCCAACGCCAGGAGTTACACGCTCAGGTTCGAAGGCCCCGACGGCGGTCCGGGACCCACGTTGTGGCAGATCGGCACCGATGGCGGCCTCCTGGATCATCCGCTGCCGCTCACCGAGATCAGGCTCTCGCCCGGTGAACGGGCCGACGTGATCGTGGACTTCACCGCGGTCGCCGGCCGGTCCCTGTTCTTGAAGAACCTCGATGACACTCCGGCCTGGTCCGGCGCAACCGCCGGGATCGGCGACGTGCTGAAGGTCAACGTGACCCTGCCGGTGAGCGGCGAGGACCGTAGCCTCGCGCCGGCCGCGACCACGGCCCTGCGTCCCTCGAACGGCATCGTGCCGCTGTCCTCGACCACGACGCCCACGAGCGTCATCCGGCGCATGACGCTCGAGAAGGGCGAACAGGGCTACCTGCTGAACGGCACACCGTTCCATGGCGCCGTGACGGAGCTGCCGCGCGTCGGCGCCACCGAGCTGTGGGTGTTCGACAACCGCACCGGTGACGTGCACCCGATCCACCTGCACCTCGTGCAGTTCCAGGTGTTGAGCGGCGCCGGCTTCGCCGGAGGGCGTTGGGGAAGCGGCGGCTCGACGGGAGGCACGCTGGCCTGGAAGGACACCGTGCGCGTCGACCCGTGGGCCAAGGTCAGTATCGTGGTCCGGCTGGCGCCGCAGGACGTCCCGGCCTCAGGCGCGGCCGCCGGCGTCAATCGCTTCTCGTTCGATCCGTCCGCGCCGCCGGGCACGATGGATGCCTTCGGCTACCCCGGCGGCCCGGGGTACGTCTGGCATTGCCACATCCTCGAGCATGAGGACAACGACATGATGCGTCCCTACCGGGTGCAACCGTGA
- a CDS encoding beta-propeller fold lactonase family protein — MKSMIAGLLVALLVPAAHTAAAQGLVYTATNAADGNRLLVFERDHRGGLSPIGSVATGGRGTGSGLGNQGGLVLTADRRWVLAVNAGSDEVSVLRARDATVELAHVVASGGRRPVSLAVDRDLVYVLNAGGSVGEADTVVGFRLDRRGRLRPIPGAIRPLSGPSTAPAQIGFTPDGAFLVVTERATNLIDVLPVDDDGLAGPAIVQASAGVTPFGFAFDRRGRLLVAEAGAGAPGASSASSYRIDVDGRLVVISGAVPTTQSATCWVVVTAAGHLAFTTNTGSGTVSAFRVNRAGALTLRPADGIAAETGPGSAPADAALSAGDRYLYTLNGGRGSISALRVVGGSLELVAEFTGLPAGANGLIAR; from the coding sequence ATGAAGTCGATGATCGCCGGACTGCTTGTCGCCCTTCTCGTTCCCGCGGCGCACACCGCCGCGGCCCAGGGCCTCGTCTACACCGCCACGAATGCCGCCGACGGCAATCGGCTCCTCGTCTTCGAACGTGACCACCGGGGGGGGCTGTCGCCGATCGGCTCGGTGGCGACGGGAGGGCGGGGTACCGGCAGCGGGCTCGGAAACCAGGGAGGGCTCGTGCTCACCGCCGATCGCCGCTGGGTCCTGGCCGTGAACGCCGGCAGCGACGAGGTGTCCGTCCTGCGCGCCCGGGACGCGACGGTCGAACTCGCGCACGTCGTGGCCTCGGGCGGCCGCAGGCCAGTCAGCCTGGCCGTCGATCGCGATCTGGTCTACGTCCTCAATGCGGGCGGCAGCGTTGGCGAGGCTGACACGGTGGTCGGATTCCGCCTCGATCGGCGAGGGCGGCTGCGGCCCATTCCAGGCGCCATCCGGCCTTTGAGCGGGCCCTCGACGGCGCCGGCGCAGATCGGCTTCACGCCGGACGGCGCCTTCCTGGTGGTGACCGAGCGCGCGACGAACCTCATCGACGTGCTCCCGGTGGATGACGACGGCCTCGCCGGTCCGGCGATCGTTCAGGCGTCCGCCGGGGTGACGCCGTTCGGGTTCGCGTTCGACCGCCGCGGGCGTCTCCTGGTGGCGGAGGCCGGGGCCGGTGCGCCAGGCGCCAGCAGCGCCTCGTCCTACAGGATCGACGTTGATGGCCGGCTGGTCGTGATTTCGGGCGCGGTGCCGACCACCCAGTCGGCCACGTGCTGGGTCGTCGTGACGGCGGCCGGCCACCTCGCCTTCACGACGAACACGGGCAGCGGGACGGTGTCGGCGTTCCGGGTGAATCGGGCGGGCGCGCTGACCTTGCGGCCGGCCGACGGCATCGCGGCAGAGACCGGTCCCGGCAGCGCCCCGGCTGACGCGGCGCTGAGCGCTGGCGATCGGTACCTCTACACGCTCAACGGTGGGCGCGGGTCGATCAGCGCGCTTCGCGTCGTCGGCGGCTCGCTCGAGCTCGTCGCCGAATTCACGGGACTGCCGGCCGGCGCGAACGGACTCATCGCCCGCTAG
- a CDS encoding cytochrome c biogenesis protein CcdA — protein sequence MAAHVVAFIGGALAIASPCILPVLPYVFAGAGRSFRRNTLPMLAGMALTFASVGTGAAVAGGWVVAANQRGRDVALAIFTLVGVALLSPRVAEALAQPWRRWSTFLWIRGQARGTVAGSVVFGISCGVLWAPCAGPILGILLTQVALDGPSLSSALLLLSFGSGAASTLVAVLVAGGRAVRVLRFWRAADRWARPALGVSVLAAVAAGWAGLDTGLLAQLSLTRFGTATGLELRLADRAWPPDTTTGGAAAGTAPRSGHRGDDLMPPLDGAVAWLNGGPYTPAQLKGRVVAVNFWTYTCINCLRAIPYFEAWARAYGATGLTVIGAHTPEFAFERDPANVERAVRGLGLSYPIAVDSRRDLWTAFGNSYWPATYLIDADGRVRYRHFGEGHYDLIEREIRELLNERDVRRLHADVAAHVLPSGVLAPAELSELESPETYLGYARQALFRSPEPLRRDVPGRYTLPADPARDEWGLDGRWVVGAEHVTLASTPGRIAFRFRARDLHLVLAPPLSGGAVRFRVSLDGAPPAASHGVDSDNQGLGVVTEPRLYQLIRQRTVVSDRTFAIEFLDAGIRAFVFTFG from the coding sequence ATGGCGGCCCACGTCGTCGCGTTCATCGGCGGGGCGCTCGCGATCGCGAGCCCCTGCATCCTCCCGGTGCTGCCGTACGTATTCGCCGGCGCGGGCAGGTCGTTTCGGCGGAACACCCTGCCGATGCTGGCCGGCATGGCCCTCACCTTCGCGAGCGTCGGCACCGGCGCCGCGGTCGCGGGCGGCTGGGTCGTCGCCGCGAACCAGCGCGGGCGCGACGTCGCCCTGGCGATCTTCACGCTGGTGGGCGTCGCCCTGCTCAGCCCCCGTGTCGCCGAGGCGCTGGCCCAACCCTGGCGACGATGGTCCACGTTCCTGTGGATCCGCGGGCAGGCGCGAGGGACGGTCGCCGGGTCGGTCGTGTTCGGCATCTCGTGCGGCGTGTTGTGGGCGCCGTGTGCGGGGCCGATTCTCGGGATCCTGCTGACCCAGGTGGCGCTCGACGGCCCGAGCCTGTCGAGCGCCCTGCTGCTGCTCTCGTTCGGGTCCGGGGCGGCTTCGACGCTCGTGGCCGTGCTGGTGGCCGGCGGCCGAGCGGTCAGGGTCCTGCGTTTCTGGCGGGCTGCCGACCGATGGGCGCGTCCTGCCCTCGGCGTTTCCGTGCTCGCGGCCGTGGCGGCGGGTTGGGCCGGCCTCGACACGGGCCTGTTGGCGCAGCTTTCGCTCACTAGGTTCGGCACCGCGACCGGCCTCGAACTCCGGCTTGCCGACCGGGCCTGGCCCCCGGACACGACGACGGGCGGCGCGGCGGCGGGCACGGCGCCGCGGTCGGGCCATCGGGGAGACGACCTGATGCCGCCGCTCGATGGGGCCGTGGCCTGGCTCAACGGCGGTCCATACACGCCGGCGCAACTCAAGGGACGGGTCGTGGCCGTCAACTTCTGGACCTACACGTGCATCAACTGCCTGAGGGCCATCCCGTATTTCGAGGCCTGGGCCCGCGCGTATGGCGCGACCGGGCTCACCGTGATCGGCGCCCACACCCCCGAGTTTGCCTTCGAGCGCGACCCGGCCAACGTCGAACGGGCGGTCCGCGGCCTCGGGCTCAGCTACCCGATCGCGGTGGACAGCCGCCGCGACCTCTGGACGGCGTTCGGTAACAGCTACTGGCCGGCGACCTATCTCATCGATGCGGACGGACGCGTGCGGTATCGCCACTTTGGCGAAGGGCACTACGACCTCATCGAGCGGGAGATCCGGGAGCTGCTCAACGAGCGGGACGTCCGCCGACTGCACGCCGATGTGGCGGCGCACGTGTTGCCGTCCGGTGTCCTCGCGCCGGCCGAGCTCAGCGAGTTGGAGTCGCCGGAAACCTACCTGGGATACGCGCGACAGGCGCTGTTCCGCTCGCCAGAACCCCTGCGGCGGGACGTGCCCGGTCGGTACACGCTGCCGGCGGATCCGGCCCGCGACGAGTGGGGGCTCGACGGGCGGTGGGTGGTCGGCGCCGAGCACGTCACGCTGGCTTCGACGCCGGGACGCATCGCGTTCCGTTTCCGGGCCCGTGACCTGCACCTCGTCCTGGCGCCCCCGCTGTCAGGCGGTGCCGTACGCTTCAGGGTCTCGCTCGACGGCGCACCGCCCGCCGCGTCGCACGGCGTCGACAGCGACAACCAGGGCCTGGGCGTCGTCACGGAGCCCCGGTTGTACCAGCTGATTCGGCAGCGGACGGTGGTCTCGGACCGCACGTTCGCGATCGAGTTCCTCGACGCGGGCATCCGGGCCTTCGTCTTCACGTTTGGGTGA
- a CDS encoding zf-HC2 domain-containing protein: MISCRDFVAHLGAYLEGDVAEELRAALEAHLATCATCQVVIDSSKKTFTIVTDAGEFELSRSLPDQVTARIMQRIRTAPAIAGAPDEPPSD; this comes from the coding sequence ATGATCAGCTGCAGGGACTTCGTCGCGCACCTGGGCGCGTACCTCGAAGGGGACGTCGCCGAGGAACTTCGCGCGGCGCTCGAAGCGCACCTGGCGACCTGCGCGACGTGCCAGGTCGTTATCGACTCCTCGAAGAAGACGTTCACCATCGTGACCGACGCCGGTGAATTCGAGCTGTCCAGGTCGCTGCCCGACCAAGTGACTGCCCGCATCATGCAGCGCATCCGCACCGCGCCCGCGATCGCGGGTGCGCCCGACGAGCCCCCGTCGGACTAG
- a CDS encoding transposase: protein MGQLRKVADGLRPRFPQTARLLEDAAEGISYRHLLALEHQRQLHSTDPLERLNKRSSAGRTSWGIFEPAAVIRLIGHISSNRTTNGRSPSSATSARSRCGEPGPPSLSTTAQEILAAIA from the coding sequence ATGGGCCAGCTCCGCAAGGTCGCCGACGGCCTGCGCCCGCGGTTTCCGCAGACGGCCCGCCTGCTGGAAGACGCCGCGGAGGGCATCAGCTATCGTCACCTGCTCGCGCTCGAACATCAGCGCCAGCTGCACAGCACCGACCCGCTGGAGCGGCTGAACAAGAGATCAAGCGCCGGTCGAACGTCGTGGGGGATCTTCGAACCCGCGGCCGTAATCCGGCTCATTGGGCATATCTCTTCGAACAGGACGACGAATGGGCGGTCGCCGAGCAGCGCTACTTCAGCGCGGAGTCGATGCGGCGAACCCGGTCCGCCGTCGCTGTCGACCACCGCCCAGGAGATCCTCGCCGCGATCGCATAG
- a CDS encoding peroxidase-related enzyme (This protein belongs to a clade of uncharacterized proteins related to peroxidases such as the alkylhydroperoxidase AhpD.): MTQLHSPLSTAGPHRSRPDVTTNAPPADRDDETGRPAGAPGVAEPAILRAQALVPRLVEAQRQITGAVLHTEGALPRRVKELVCLAIAARRGSRYAMAAHGDVLRRMHGGRDVPEWIAPRSLTAEDQAVMRLAMKVAGGSSSITTADFAEMRGLGLTDTHVLETVVTAGFGLFECSVATGLGVEPDVDVPHVPPLAALLDDALPPGDSGHRTPLPVASGPEADALPPLAFLREVFGFTPNVFRILMLRPDIAEAAVAGIRQVLLPGEHLSRTQKEHVFLVISARNLNTYCVAAHCELLRGLGMSVEDSDQIAVDHHQADLGGRDKALLDFVLALAFQPGAFGCERRAALGALGFSDEQVLEAIVMTGFSHFVNAATMGLVAEPDFALPPAFAAVARRQGVPLLARDVRPAAQVEAPDAASDPDLAAVTRVQSGERDAFEELVRRHGRRVHLTLGGILRNDDDIEDAVQETFVKAFQHIGSFQGRSTFLTWLTRIAINAGLQRLRARRDVESLDLQDDGDDDVQPRQVRAWQDNPEQAYARAVTRDLVWKAVGGLPLKYRLVVVLRDLEQFSTAETAAALDLGVPAVKARLFRARLMLREALAPHFTRRESAAVSS; encoded by the coding sequence ATGACGCAGCTCCACAGCCCGCTGTCGACGGCCGGCCCGCACCGTTCGCGGCCGGACGTCACGACGAACGCGCCGCCAGCCGATCGCGACGACGAGACCGGCCGCCCAGCCGGTGCGCCCGGCGTCGCCGAGCCGGCGATCCTGCGGGCGCAGGCACTGGTACCGCGGCTCGTCGAGGCCCAGCGTCAGATCACGGGCGCCGTGCTCCACACCGAGGGTGCGCTTCCGCGCCGGGTGAAGGAACTCGTGTGCCTGGCCATCGCCGCCCGGCGCGGCAGTCGGTACGCGATGGCCGCGCACGGGGACGTGCTCCGGCGCATGCACGGCGGGCGAGACGTTCCGGAGTGGATCGCGCCCCGATCGCTGACTGCCGAGGATCAGGCCGTCATGCGGCTGGCGATGAAGGTCGCCGGCGGCTCGTCGTCGATCACGACCGCGGACTTCGCCGAGATGCGCGGGCTGGGCCTCACCGACACCCACGTGCTGGAGACCGTCGTGACGGCGGGCTTCGGCCTGTTCGAGTGTTCGGTCGCGACGGGACTCGGCGTGGAGCCCGACGTGGACGTGCCCCACGTGCCGCCGCTCGCGGCGCTGCTCGACGATGCCCTGCCGCCTGGCGACTCCGGTCATCGAACGCCGCTGCCCGTCGCGTCGGGGCCGGAGGCCGACGCGCTGCCGCCGCTGGCCTTCCTGCGCGAGGTGTTCGGGTTCACGCCCAACGTGTTTCGGATTCTCATGCTCCGGCCCGACATCGCGGAGGCGGCGGTGGCGGGAATCCGTCAGGTGCTGCTCCCCGGGGAGCATTTGTCACGTACGCAGAAGGAGCACGTATTCCTGGTCATCAGCGCCAGAAACCTGAACACGTACTGCGTGGCCGCGCACTGCGAGCTGCTGCGAGGGCTCGGCATGTCGGTGGAGGACTCCGACCAGATCGCGGTGGACCATCACCAGGCAGACCTCGGGGGGCGCGACAAGGCCCTGCTGGACTTCGTTCTCGCCCTCGCCTTTCAGCCCGGCGCGTTCGGATGCGAGCGGCGCGCCGCGCTCGGCGCCCTCGGCTTCAGCGACGAACAGGTGCTCGAGGCGATCGTGATGACGGGCTTCAGCCACTTCGTCAACGCGGCCACCATGGGCCTGGTGGCGGAGCCGGACTTCGCGCTGCCTCCGGCCTTCGCCGCCGTCGCGCGGCGTCAGGGGGTGCCGCTGCTCGCGCGGGACGTACGCCCGGCCGCCCAGGTTGAGGCCCCGGATGCCGCGTCCGATCCGGACCTCGCGGCCGTCACCCGGGTGCAGTCGGGAGAGCGTGACGCGTTCGAGGAGCTCGTGCGGCGTCACGGCCGCCGTGTCCACTTGACGCTTGGTGGCATCCTAAGGAACGACGACGACATCGAGGACGCGGTGCAGGAGACCTTCGTGAAGGCGTTTCAGCATATCGGGAGCTTTCAGGGGCGCTCGACGTTCCTGACATGGCTGACCCGGATCGCCATCAACGCCGGACTGCAGCGCCTGCGAGCACGCCGGGACGTCGAGTCACTGGACCTTCAGGACGACGGCGACGACGACGTCCAACCCCGACAGGTCCGGGCATGGCAGGACAATCCCGAGCAGGCGTACGCCAGGGCGGTCACGCGGGACCTCGTGTGGAAGGCCGTGGGCGGGCTGCCCCTGAAGTACCGTCTGGTCGTCGTCCTTCGCGATCTCGAGCAGTTCTCGACGGCGGAAACGGCCGCCGCGCTCGACCTGGGCGTTCCGGCCGTGAAGGCGCGCCTGTTCCGCGCGCGCTTGATGCTTCGCGAGGCGCTGGCGCCGCACTTCACGCGGCGGGAGTCGGCGGCGGTGTCCTCATGA
- a CDS encoding type II toxin-antitoxin system VapC family toxin, which translates to MPRFMLDTDTCSYIMKRSHPLLLKRLQSVPVDDVCMSVVTKAELLYGVELSPRRAHDSAALAAFLPYVDAVALDEDVALHYAEVRADLRRRGAMIGANDLFIAAHARARGLTLVTNNVAEFERVRDLRIDNWTVPGRRKG; encoded by the coding sequence ATGCCCCGCTTCATGCTGGACACGGACACGTGCTCCTACATCATGAAGCGCTCGCACCCGCTCCTGCTCAAGCGCCTGCAGTCGGTGCCCGTCGACGATGTCTGCATGTCCGTCGTGACGAAGGCCGAGCTGCTCTACGGCGTGGAGCTCTCGCCACGGCGCGCGCACGATTCGGCGGCGCTTGCCGCCTTCCTGCCCTATGTGGACGCCGTGGCGCTCGACGAGGACGTTGCGCTGCACTACGCCGAGGTCCGCGCCGACCTGAGGCGGCGCGGCGCGATGATCGGCGCCAACGACCTTTTCATCGCGGCGCATGCCCGGGCCCGTGGTCTGACGCTCGTCACGAACAACGTGGCTGAGTTCGAGCGGGTCAGAGACTTGCGGATCGACAACTGGACGGTCCCCGGTAGGCGTAAGGGCTGA
- a CDS encoding cytochrome P460 family protein, producing the protein MRTSKWYQWALAAAALALSVAWSARAQGPAGSVAAKPTFTRDGKLTQPVGYREWVYIGTPLTPNDLNPPEAPFPEFHSVYIHPGDYAAYRKTGQFPDGTVIIKELVGVGSRTARSGAGYFMGEFVGLEAAVKDSRRFAGEPGHWAYFSFGHSYPLATAVDRQPVSTCNTCHQEGAAEDFVFTQYYPVLRAAKPR; encoded by the coding sequence ATGCGTACGTCGAAGTGGTATCAGTGGGCGCTGGCAGCCGCGGCGCTCGCGCTCAGCGTCGCGTGGTCGGCGCGTGCGCAGGGGCCGGCCGGCAGCGTGGCGGCGAAGCCCACGTTCACGCGTGACGGCAAGCTGACGCAGCCCGTGGGCTACCGGGAGTGGGTCTACATCGGGACGCCGCTCACGCCGAACGATCTGAACCCGCCCGAGGCGCCGTTCCCGGAGTTCCACAGCGTCTATATCCACCCCGGCGACTACGCCGCGTACCGGAAGACGGGACAGTTCCCCGATGGCACCGTGATCATCAAGGAACTGGTGGGCGTCGGCTCGAGAACGGCTCGCAGCGGCGCCGGGTACTTCATGGGCGAGTTCGTCGGCCTGGAGGCCGCGGTCAAGGACTCGCGGCGTTTCGCGGGCGAACCCGGCCACTGGGCGTACTTCAGCTTCGGGCACTCGTATCCCCTGGCCACCGCGGTGGACCGGCAGCCGGTCTCCACCTGCAACACGTGCCACCAGGAGGGCGCCGCCGAGGACTTTGTCTTCACCCAGTACTACCCGGTGCTGCGCGCGGCCAAGCCCCGGTGA
- a CDS encoding DUF4142 domain-containing protein: MIRLTFALALSALLWTTDPSEAQTLLNDVEMAHVAVTASNIDIAYAHLALALSQNDDVRAFAEIMIRDHSAVNAQVVALAKALNVTAKDNAVSQQLIRDATSITSELTRLRGAAFDAFYVRNELAYHRAVNTLVADTFIPNSANADVKRAFQSALPIFRGHERHAGQLASRLTPGMGGR; this comes from the coding sequence ATGATTCGCCTGACTTTCGCTCTCGCCCTGTCGGCCCTGCTGTGGACCACCGACCCGAGCGAGGCCCAGACCCTGCTGAACGACGTCGAGATGGCGCATGTCGCCGTGACGGCGAGCAACATCGACATCGCGTACGCCCATCTGGCGCTGGCGCTGTCGCAGAACGACGACGTCCGCGCGTTCGCCGAGATCATGATTCGCGACCACTCGGCGGTGAACGCCCAGGTGGTGGCGCTCGCGAAGGCGTTGAACGTCACCGCCAAGGACAACGCGGTCAGCCAGCAGCTGATTCGGGACGCGACGTCCATCACCAGCGAGCTGACGCGGCTGCGCGGCGCCGCATTCGACGCGTTCTACGTCCGCAACGAGCTGGCCTACCACCGGGCAGTCAACACGCTCGTCGCCGACACGTTCATCCCCAACAGCGCCAACGCAGACGTGAAGCGCGCGTTCCAGAGCGCCCTGCCGATCTTCCGCGGTCACGAGCGGCATGCCGGTCAGCTGGCGTCCCGGCTCACGCCGGGCATGGGCGGCCGGTAA
- a CDS encoding ferritin-like domain-containing protein, whose amino-acid sequence MNPSHSGSLQRRSFLTRGAWLSAATLAAAAGGSRSALAEFSRAFGPIDRDAITAGDIAMLKFLAAAELVEADLWQQYCELAVGNRAYARALRRIDRSLVRYVCDDRDDELSHAAFINSFLVAIGETPVDLDAFRTLPSVDATGAMPQGRLTNLTRLTVDTSWYLRYRSAANPDFGAAFPQLVEIRNRPTIPTADVPAAAMQGIAHSAAFHFAAIEQGGSSLYCSLIPKATSLAVLRVLTAIGPTEVYHFSAFHKSLEGLFAWRTRDGLEFPDLQANRDLAEAIFPEPARFLADGLALCSVIRPCDPAPAGPVAAATGLVQSGLFEGQSPQFFDAVVQLASAADAAERGTF is encoded by the coding sequence ATGAATCCTTCGCACTCCGGGAGCCTGCAGCGGCGGTCGTTCCTGACGCGCGGCGCCTGGTTGAGCGCCGCGACCCTGGCCGCCGCGGCCGGCGGCAGCCGCTCGGCGCTGGCCGAGTTCAGCCGGGCGTTCGGGCCCATCGATCGCGACGCCATCACGGCCGGCGACATCGCGATGCTAAAGTTCCTGGCCGCCGCCGAGCTCGTCGAAGCCGACCTCTGGCAGCAGTACTGCGAGCTGGCCGTCGGCAACCGGGCGTACGCCCGCGCGCTCCGGCGCATCGACCGATCGCTCGTCCGCTATGTCTGCGACGACCGTGACGACGAGCTCAGCCACGCGGCCTTCATCAACTCGTTCCTGGTCGCCATCGGGGAGACGCCCGTGGACCTGGACGCCTTCCGGACCCTCCCGTCGGTCGATGCGACCGGGGCCATGCCGCAGGGCCGGCTCACCAACCTGACGCGCCTCACGGTAGACACGAGCTGGTACCTGCGCTACCGGAGCGCCGCGAATCCCGACTTCGGGGCGGCGTTCCCGCAGCTGGTCGAGATCCGGAACCGGCCGACGATTCCCACGGCCGACGTGCCGGCGGCCGCGATGCAGGGGATCGCCCACTCGGCGGCCTTTCACTTCGCGGCGATCGAGCAGGGCGGCAGCAGCCTGTACTGCTCCTTGATCCCGAAGGCCACCAGCCTGGCGGTGCTGAGGGTGCTCACCGCCATCGGCCCGACCGAGGTGTACCACTTCTCGGCCTTCCACAAGTCGCTCGAAGGCCTGTTCGCGTGGCGGACCCGGGACGGCCTCGAGTTCCCCGACCTCCAAGCCAATCGCGATCTCGCGGAGGCCATCTTCCCGGAGCCGGCACGCTTCCTCGCCGACGGCCTGGCGCTGTGCTCGGTGATCCGGCCGTGCGACCCTGCGCCCGCGGGGCCGGTCGCGGCCGCGACCGGCCTCGTGCAGTCAGGGCTGTTCGAGGGCCAGTCACCGCAGTTCTTCGACGCGGTCGTCCAGCTCGCGTCCGCGGCCGACGCCGCGGAACGCGGGACATTCTGA